The window GCACGAACCTCCGCGGCCTGCGCGGCTGGGTGTTCCGGCACCGCGTCCGCCCGGCGATGAACCGCAAGGTCGCCGCCGTCCGCGCTTGCGCGCTCACCGCCGCGGACGCCGCCGGCTGCGCCACGTCGCCCGCCGCCCGCTGAGCCGACGACGAAGCCAGGAGGGACATCGTGCTGAACGCGCTACGGACGGGCCGGGATGCGACGACGGTGCCGGTCGGGCTCGGGCTGCTCGCTGGGGCCGGTTCGGCGGCAGCGCTGCTCGCGACGTACTGGGACGACAGTTGGCACACCGACAAGGGCCGGGACGACTTCGCGATCCCGCCGCACTTGCTCCTGTACGGCGGCGTCCTGGTCGCCTCCCTGGCCGTCGCCGCGTGGGGGCTGATGGCGTGGCGCCGCGCCGGCTGGGGCGTCGGCGGCGTCCGCTCCGTCCTCGGGGACCCGGCGCTGCTGCTCGCCGGGATCGGCGGCGCGACGACCCTCGCGAGCGGCCCGGTCGACGCGGCCTGGCACGAGATCTACGGCAGGGACGCCGTCATTTGGTCGCCGCCGCACCTCACCGCCGTCCTGGGCACCCTCGCCCTGTCCGTCGGCCTGCTCGCCGGGCTTCGCCTGGCGCAGGGCCGCGCCGGCGCCCTGGCGCGGCTGCTCGCCGCCGCCGGAGTCATCGGGACGCTGCAGGTCCCCGTGCTGGAGTACGACAGCGACGTCCCGCAGTTCTCGGTCCTGTGGTTCCTGCCCGTCGCCGCCCTCGGGGTCTGCGCCGCCGTCGCGCTGCTCAACGACCTCCTGCCCGGCCCCCGAGAGGCAGTCGGCGCCGCAGTCGTCTATACGCTCCTGCGCGCCGGGACCGTCGCGTTCCTCGCCGCGGCCGGGTTCTCCCTCACCCTCGTCCCGCCGGTCGTCGTTGCCTTCGCGCTCGCCGCGCTGCTCCGCGACAAGGGGCCGGTCCTGCGGCTCATCCTGCTCGGCGCCGCTGTGCCGCTGGTGTGGTGGCCGTTCCTGCGGCTCCAGGCCGACGTCACCACCCTCGTCCCGCTGGCGTTGCTCCCAGGGTCGGTCGCGCTCGGGGCCCTCGCGGGGCTGCTGGTCGCCCTGGCGCACGGCGACCTGCGCCTCTCCCGCGCGGCGGCGGCGCGGACGGCGGTCGTCGTCGCAGCGCTCGCGCTGGCGGTCGGCGCGGTCCCCGGCCAGGACGCGGCATGGGCGCACGACCCCGGCCAGGGCGAGCAGCTCCGCGAGGGCGAGCTGACCGTTGCGCGCGAGGGCGGGACCGCCCGGATCACGATGGAGCTCCCCGGCGCGTGCGACGGGCTGACCGCCGGCGGGGCTGTCGCCCGACGGGCCGGCCAGGCGCTGCACGGTCCGCTGCGCGTCGAGGACGCGCCCGGCGGCTGTCGCCTTGACGGCACGGTCGACGGGCTCGGCGAGGGCCGGTGGTTCGTCTACGCCGAGGCCCGCGACGACGACGGCACCGCCCTGGAGGCGTGGCTGCCCGCCGCACCGGGCGAGACCGACACCGAGGTCCGCCCGCTCTACGCGCCGCCGGTCGCGGCGGACGCCGGCACCCGCAACGCCGCCGGCGCCGCGCTCCTGGCCGTCTGCGCGGCCCTGCTAGTGGCGTGCCTGCGGCTGGCCCGCCGCTCTCGCGCCTTCGCGTGACCGCGGCGACGACGTGGGCCGAGCGAGCCGATGATGGCGAGGTGACCGACCACGCAGGACGGCGACGGCGTGCTTGGCGGTGCGTCGCGTTCGTGGACCTGGCCGGGTTCACCGCGATGACGCAGGCGCACGGCGACGACTACGCCGCCGACGTCCACGACGCGTTCGTCGGCGCACTCGACGCCGCCTGCACGGCCACCCTCGACGTCGAGTGCGTGAAGCACCTCGGCGATGGCGCCCTGCTGGTCTCGCCGTCCGCCGCTGGGATGCTCGCGGCGCTGCGCGCAGGCGTAGAGCAGCAGGGCGACGCCGAGCTCTGCCTCCGCGTGAGGGCGGGGGTGCACTGCGGGCCGGTGCTGCTGGTCCGAACCGCGCACGGCGACGACGTGCTCGGCCACACGGTCAACGTCGCCGCCAGGCTCGCCGGGATCGCCGCGCCCGGAGAGCTGCTCATGACCGCCGCCGCCGTCGCCGAGGCGGGCACGACCGCTTGCGACGCTGTGCCGCTCGGCGCCCGTCCGCTGCGGCACATCGCGGGCCCGATCGAGGCTTGGTCGCTCCCGCTCGGGACGCAGGACGGCCTCATCGACCCGGTCTGCCACATGACGGTCGGGCCCGGCTCGATCGCCGCCGCGGCCGCGGGCCGCGAGTGGCTGTTCTGCTCGGAGGGATGCCGCGACGCGTTCCTCGCAGGGCACCGCTGACAGTGCCCAGCCGCCAGGACGCGCGGCCCGGGCCCGCCTACGCTCGGGAAGTGCGCACCCGAGCCCGCCGCGCCGCCGCGGCCCTGCTGCCCCTGCTGCTCGCCGGCTGCTCCGCCGGGACCGACCGGGCCGCCGTCGGGGCAGGGCCGCTCCCGCCGCTCGACGTCGAGACCGGCGTCGTGCACGTCCACGGCCTCGGGGTCGATCCGGGCGACGGGACGCTGTACGCAGCGACGCACTCCGGCCTCTTCAAGATCCCCGAGCAGGGCGACGCCGAGCGGGTCGCGAACCGGGCGCAGGACACGATGGGTTTCTCCGTCGTCGGCCCCGGTCGGTTCATCGGCTCGGGCCACCCCGACTTCCGCGAGGACGACGTCCGCCCGCCGCTGCTCGGGCTGATCGAGAGCGACGACGCCGGCGTGACGTGGGACCGGATCAGCCTGCACGGCGCGGCCGACTTCCACGCCCTGGCTGCCGCGCACGGCCAGGTCTACGGCTACGACTCCACGTCCGGCACCTTCATGGTCACCGAGGACAAGAAGGAGTGGGACCGCCGGTCACGTCTCCAGCTGCTCGCTTTCGCGGTCGACCCCGCCGACCCCGAG is drawn from Mycobacteriales bacterium and contains these coding sequences:
- a CDS encoding exo-alpha-sialidase, with protein sequence MRTRARRAAAALLPLLLAGCSAGTDRAAVGAGPLPPLDVETGVVHVHGLGVDPGDGTLYAATHSGLFKIPEQGDAERVANRAQDTMGFSVVGPGRFIGSGHPDFREDDVRPPLLGLIESDDAGVTWDRISLHGAADFHALAAAHGQVYGYDSTSGTFMVTEDKKEWDRRSRLQLLAFAVDPADPEKVVATTPQGPQLSVDGGRTWTSLAGAPSLAVVAWQQGAGLFGVAGDGTVHRSGDGGASWQRSGSAGGEPEALAVDAVAGKPRLHVAVAGRGIVVSGDGGRTFTTRYAEAGG
- a CDS encoding adenylate/guanylate cyclase domain-containing protein, which encodes MDLAGFTAMTQAHGDDYAADVHDAFVGALDAACTATLDVECVKHLGDGALLVSPSAAGMLAALRAGVEQQGDAELCLRVRAGVHCGPVLLVRTAHGDDVLGHTVNVAARLAGIAAPGELLMTAAAVAEAGTTACDAVPLGARPLRHIAGPIEAWSLPLGTQDGLIDPVCHMTVGPGSIAAAAAGREWLFCSEGCRDAFLAGHR